Within the Bacteroidota bacterium genome, the region GGGTCGCCGTGAGGAATAACGGACGAACTCGGCACTATGCGGTGGCCGCGCTTCTCAAAGAAGTCAAGAAATGATTGTCGGATTTGGGATGATGTCATCGTTCAAAATTGGTCAACAAAATTACTTGCTTAATATCAGCATGGACTCTATATGATCATTCTCGAAAGCGAGAATCCGATCCTTGTTTGCATTTAGGATGTTAGCAATCACGTTTGAGGGGGAGTTCCCTATTCGAAGAAAGATCACTTTAGAAGGATGGCCGCGAACTATACTCCTGTGTAGGAAGTCGGAATCCTTCGACACAATTGCGAAACCATGCTCTAAGGCAAATTGCCAGAGGTCTTCATCATCAGCTGTTGTCAAATCGAAGTCTCTTACATGTTTTGACTCTGCAAAAGCGTGGTCGAGTCTAGACAGCAGGCGAAAGGAAAGATGTTGATCGAGAATAAGCTTCATGCGGTTGTAAGCCTGCGCTCACGATCAGCGGCAAATGCCAGACAGGCATAGATGTCGTCACGCGTCAATTCAGGAAAATCTTCAAGTATCTGTTCCACTGTCATACCCGAAGCAAGATATTCAAGAACATCCAAAACGGTAATTCTCATACCCCGTATACACGGTTTTCCGCTCCGCTTGCCCGGCTCTATGGTAATTATCTTGCTGTAGTCCATTCCGTCTCCAGTCAAAAAAGTAATGCTGTTACACCTCAATCTGTGTCATCAGCTTAATTTCTTCCAACACGTTGCTCACTTGCATACACTTCACAAGTTCGCCTGTGTACACAGCGGCTTTGCCGTTGTTGTGAACATCCCACGCCAGACTCTCAGCATGCTGGGAAGTACACTTCAGCGCCTTCATGAGCTGCGTTATAACCTCGTCGAACGTATGTTCGTCATCGTTGAAGAGGATGACTTTCGCCGGTTCCTGCACCAGTACATCCTCATCTTCTTGCTCAAGTTCGAGAGGTTTTGTTGCCATGAAGTGACGGTTTTGGTTCTATTTTTCATCAAAATTACTCAAAAAGCGTCACCATTGCAAACTTGCAGACGCGGCGTACTCTTCGTATATTTTTGCATGTTTTTGTTGCACATCTCAACACAATCACCCCATCCCGAGAAGAGGTTGCTGAAATGATATTTGATTTGGATTTGATTGAACGCGTGTATTCACGCACTCCCGGACGAGTGAAAGCCGCCCGGACGGTTGTTGGTCGGCCGCTGACCCTCACCGAGAAGATTCTCTATGCCCACTTGTGGCGTCCCACGAAACAGCCGTATCAGCGTGGCCAATCGTACGTCGAGTTCGGTCCGGACCGCGTTGCGATGCAGGATGCAACGGCTCAAATGGCGTTGTTGCAGTTCATGTCTGCGGGGATTCCCAAGGTTGCCGTGCCGAGCACGGTGCATTGCGACCATTTGATTCAGGCGGAAGTCGGGGCGAGAGAAGATCTTGCGCAGGCATTTTCGGACAACAAGGAAGTGTATGATTTTCTCTCAAGCGTTTCGAATAAATACGGCATCGGCTTTTGGAAACCGGGTGCCGGCATCATTCACCAAGTCGTGCTTGAGAATTATGCCTTTCCCGGCGGGATGATGATAGGAACCGATTCGCATACCCCGAACGCCGGCGGACTCGGGATGATCGCCATCGGCGTTGGCGGTGCGGATGCGGTTGATGTGATGGCGGGGATGCCGTGGGAATTGAAGTTCCCGAAAATTATCGGGATACATTTGAAGGGGCAACTCAACGGTTGGACTTCGGCGAAGGATGTTATTCTGAAGGTAGCCGGCATTCTGACGGTGAAGGGTGGAACCGGAGCCATTGTCGAATATTTTGGAGAGGGAACGAAATCCATCTCTGCAACAGGCAAAGGGACAATCTGCAACATGGGAGCGGAGATTGGCGCGACGACTTCCGTCTTTCCGTATGATTCCCGCATGGCGGACTATCTTGCATCGACAGGGCGCATGAGAGTTGCCGAGATGGCAGATGCGATTGCGGAATTTCTTGCCCCCGATCAGGAAGTATTGGAGAATCCTCAAGACTATTACGATCAAATCATTGAAATCCATCTTTCCGAACTTGAGCCGCATATTAACGGGCCGTTCACGCCTGACAAGGCATGGAAGCTTTCAGAATTTGCTGAAGCGGTCCGGCAGAATGACTACCCGCAAGAGCTGCGCGTTGCTTTGATCGGCAGTTGCACAAATTCAAGTTACGAAGATATTCAGCGTGCAACCAGCATTGCGCGCCAGGCCCTGGAGAAAGGCGTGAAAGCAAAATCCGAGTTCACGATCACCCCGGGTTCCGAGCAGGTACGCGCAACAATCGAACGTGACGGATTATTACAGACTCTTACTGACGTTGGCGGAGTTGTGCTTGCGAACGCTTGCGGTCCCTGCATCGGCCAGTGGAAACGCCATGATGTGCAGAAAGGCGATAAGAACTCCATCATCACATCATTCAACCGCAACTTCACCGGCCGTAACGACGGCAATCCCGACACGCACGCGTTCGTCGCAAGTCCCGAAATTGTAACGGCACTTGCGCTTGCGGGGAGACTTACCTTCAATCCGGTCACGGATTCTATTGTGAATGCAAGGGGGGAATTGGTGAGATTGGATCCACCTTCGGGAGATGAGTTACCGAAGAAAGGATTCACAGTTGACGATCCCGGTTACATCGCGCCGGCAAAGAACGGTAACAATGTCAAAGTAAGCGTCGAGCCAACGAGTGACCGGTTGCAGGTTCTGGCCCCGTTTTCTGCGTGGTATGGGAACGACATCATTGATATGCCCGTCCTCTTGAAAGCGAAAGGAAAATGTACAACTGACCACATTTCGCCCGCAGGCAAATGGCTCAAATACCGCGGCCATCTCGATAATATCTCGAACAATATGTTCATCGGTGCCGTGAATGCCTACACGGGCGAGGCGGGCCGGGGCAAAAACGTGTTTACCGGCGAAACGAAAGAGTACTCTGCGGTTGCACGCGAGTACAAGGCGGAGGGCATTGACTGGGTCGTTGTTGGCGACGAAAACTACGGCGAAGGATCAAGCCGCGAACACGCGGCGATGGAACCGCGCTATCTCGGCGGCCGGGCCATAATCGTGAAAAGCTTTGCCCGCATTCACGAGACGAATCTGAAAAAGCAGGGAATGCTTCCGCTGACGTTTGCCAATCCTGCTGACTACGACAAGGTTCAGGAAGATGATCGGGTTTCGATCATCGGCTTGAATACATTCACGCCGGGCGTTCCGTTGCGCATGATTCTCAAGCATGCGGACGGGACTGTCGACGAGGTGATGCTCAATCATACATTCAATGAAAATCAGATTCAGTGGTTCAGAGCAGGCAGCGCATTAAATTTGATTGCAGCGCAAGGAGCGAAGAAGCCTTCCTCTCCAAAACCAAAAACCGTCAAGAACGTCGTCAGGAAGAAGGCGGCGAAAGTGAAAAAGTCGGCAAAAAAGGCTGCAAGATCAGTCAAAAAACTCGTGAAGAAATCGAAGAGGCCTTTACGGAAGAAACCTGTCAAGAAAGTCGTGAAAAAGGCACGGCGGAACTTGAGAAGCAGAAGATAGGTTCTTATATCGTAGTGATGGAGATAACCGGGATTCCTGTCCATCTGAAACACAACTGTTCATCAACATAATACAAAAGGAAGAGAATGCGTTACGATGAGCGAGCGATTGCTCCATTTCGGGAGGAACTCACCCGGATAGGATTTCGAGAACTCAAAAACGTGCCGGATGTTGACGCGGAGATCGGCAACAAGGAAGGAACCAGCCTGCTTGTTGTGAATTCCGTTTGCGGATGTGCCGCGGGAAAAGCACGTCCCGGAATTGCACTGGCATTACAGAAATCGGAGTTCAAGCCGGACCGCTTGACCACCGTGTTTGCCGGAGCTGATATTGAGGCGACTGCCCGTGCCCGTGAATTGTTCGGCAACATTCCTCCATCGTCGCCATCGATGGCATTTTTCAAGGACGGCGAGTTGGTTCATTTCATTCCCCGCTTTCAGATCGAGAACCGTGACGCCTACCAGATTGCACAGCATCTTCAGGAAGTATTCAAGGAATTCTGTGTGCCAGTGTAGATTACTCTCAGCAAGAAACTCCTTGTAAATGCTGCATCTTT harbors:
- a CDS encoding DUF433 domain-containing protein encodes the protein MDYSKIITIEPGKRSGKPCIRGMRITVLDVLEYLASGMTVEQILEDFPELTRDDIYACLAFAADRERRLTTA
- a CDS encoding DUF5615 family PIN-like protein is translated as MKLILDQHLSFRLLSRLDHAFAESKHVRDFDLTTADDEDLWQFALEHGFAIVSKDSDFLHRSIVRGHPSKVIFLRIGNSPSNVIANILNANKDRILAFENDHIESMLILSK
- a CDS encoding ATP-dependent Clp protease adaptor ClpS → MATKPLELEQEDEDVLVQEPAKVILFNDDEHTFDEVITQLMKALKCTSQHAESLAWDVHNNGKAAVYTGELVKCMQVSNVLEEIKLMTQIEV
- a CDS encoding BrxA/BrxB family bacilliredoxin, coding for MRYDERAIAPFREELTRIGFRELKNVPDVDAEIGNKEGTSLLVVNSVCGCAAGKARPGIALALQKSEFKPDRLTTVFAGADIEATARARELFGNIPPSSPSMAFFKDGELVHFIPRFQIENRDAYQIAQHLQEVFKEFCVPV